In Lachnospiraceae bacterium, one DNA window encodes the following:
- a CDS encoding rhodanese-like domain-containing protein: protein MGFFDFLKQANINQGIEEYKKTAGAVLLDVRTPQEYQEGHIPESKNVPLQQLNNVVSVVKNTEIPLFVYCYSGARSRQATGMLQRMGYSKVNNIGGIAAYSGKVEK from the coding sequence ATGGGATTTTTTGATTTTTTAAAACAGGCGAATATTAATCAAGGGATAGAGGAATATAAAAAGACTGCTGGTGCAGTTCTGCTGGATGTTCGTACGCCGCAGGAATATCAGGAAGGGCATATACCAGAAAGTAAAAATGTGCCATTGCAACAACTTAACAATGTTGTTTCGGTAGTGAAGAATACAGAAATACCGCTGTTTGTATACTGTTATTCCGGAGCCCGAAGTCGTCAAGCAACTGGGATGTTGCAACGAATGGGATATTCTAAAGTAAATAATATTGGTGGCATTGCTGCTTATTCAGGAAAGGTGGAAAAATAA
- the trxA gene encoding thioredoxin yields the protein MSAININKNNFQNEIMDSEKTVLLDFWAPWCAPCRMVAPIIEEIASERPDIKVGKINVDEQPELASKFGIMSIPTLVVMKNGKIVTKVSGARPKKAILEML from the coding sequence ATGTCTGCTATTAATATCAATAAAAATAATTTTCAGAATGAAATAATGGATTCCGAGAAAACCGTTCTTTTAGACTTTTGGGCTCCTTGGTGTGCTCCTTGTCGTATGGTGGCTCCTATCATAGAGGAGATAGCAAGTGAACGCCCTGATATCAAAGTTGGAAAGATCAATGTGGATGAGCAGCCAGAACTGGCAAGTAAATTTGGTATTATGAGTATTCCAACTTTGGTGGTTATGAAGAATGGGAAGATTGTAACAAAAGTTTCAGGGGCAAGACCTAAGAAGGCAATCTTAGAGATGCTTTAA